In a single window of the Papaver somniferum cultivar HN1 chromosome 8, ASM357369v1, whole genome shotgun sequence genome:
- the LOC113306098 gene encoding uncharacterized protein LOC113306098: MFDNTQDSSSSMCGRYEETKEHLFFDCTHAREVWSGLNVNIDLARNNNNAVPEWMISWFSSTQIDEDEKRFLPLLIGAWVIWKDRCELIFQGVTLNSTTYVHKIHYHLTSHMHVENNSLNIDVNGAKISKWKPPLEGVIKLNIYASYDHDTNEFGTGIVMRNHTDNCLGIKGTYGNGALGAESGECMDVREASHWARRLQLPNIQIEADAKLVIQSINSQSLLVQWENRNFIKEIKHLISSFISCSFVYVSRDDNQVANAIARSSRETSPACESYENFFSCHL, translated from the coding sequence ATGTTTGATAATACACAAGACTCTAGTAGTTCTATGTGTGGTAGGTATGAAGAAACAAAGGAGCATTTGTTTTTTGATTGTACTCATGCCAGAGAAGTATGGAGTGGTCTTAATGTCAATATAGATCTAGCCAGAAACAACAACAACGCAGTTCCTGAATGGATGATAAGTTGGTTCTCCTCTACACagattgatgaagatgaaaaaaggTTTCTACCTCTTTTGATAGGTGCTTGGGTCATTTGGAAGGACAGATGCGAATTAATTTTTCAGGGAGTAACTCTTAACTCTACTACATATGTGCATAAAATACATTACCACCTTACTTCACATATGCATGTAGAAAATAACTCTTTGAATATTGATGTGAATGGTGCTAAGATTTCAAAATGGAAACCACCTTTAGAAGGTGTTATTAAGCTCAACATATATGCATCTTATGATCATGATACTAATGAATTTGGAACTGGCATTGTCATGCGTAACCACACAGATAACTGCCTTGGAATTAAAGGAACATATGGCAATGGAGCATTAGGAGCTGAGTCTGGGGAGTGCATGGATGTTCGTGAAGCGTCACACTGGGCTAGGAGACTTCAACTACCAAATATTCAGATTGAAGCAGATGCAAAGCTTGTGATTCAATCCATCAACAGTCAGTCCTTACTCGTTCAATGGGAAAATAGGAATTTCATTAAAGAGATCAAACATTTAATCTCCAGTTTtatttcttgttcttttgtttATGTTAGTCGTGATGATAACCAAGTAGCAAATGCTATTGCAAGATCATCTAGAGAAACTAGTCCGGCCTGTGAGAGTTATGAAAATTTTTTCTCCTGCCATTTGTAG